In Gossypium hirsutum isolate 1008001.06 chromosome A10, Gossypium_hirsutum_v2.1, whole genome shotgun sequence, the DNA window AGGGAAGCGATTAGTTTTTGTTGGCGATTCACTTGGTCGGAATATGTGGGAATCTCTTGTTTGTATCCTTAGAAACTCCATTGAGGAGAAAAGCAGTGTTTTCGAGGTCTCCGGCAAGCAGGAATTAGGAAAAGGGAGTTCTCACTCCATTATATTCAAAGTATGTTTATCTTTTATCCTTTCCTTCAGACATAGACAAATTGCAGTTTTGCAGTACTTGAAGTTGTTTCCTTGATTTTGATATATACTAATTTTGGATGGATGAATGAGCAGGGTTATAATTGCTCAATTGAGTACTTCCGTTCAGCATTTTTAGTTCAAGAATGGGAAATGGTCTGGAGAAATGGATCAAAGAAGGAAACACTTAGACTTGATATGATTGATAAATCAGCTGATAAGTACAAAGATGCCAATGTTCTCATTTTCAATACCGGACATTGGTGGACTCATGATAAAACTTCGAAAGGGTACTGTTAATGCTACCTATTTGTTCATATGATAAGATAAATAATCTTAAAGTAGGAGCTCTTAACGGTTTTAAGCGATTTGCAGGAACAGTTACTATCAAGAGGGGAACACTATCTATAACCGATTACATGTTAAAGAAGCCTTTCGAAAAGCTTTGACCACATGGGCAAAATGGATAGATACTAATATAGATTCTACGAAGACCCTTGTTTTCTTCAGGGGGTTTTCTGCATCTCATTTCAGGTAAATCGAACATCGAAAGAATATGTTAGGTTGAACCCTGAAATTTGGAACTGAGTGGCTTTAATTCTTGTTACCTGTTCCCAGGGGTGGAAGGTGGAACTCTGGAGGGCAATGCCACGGTGAAACCAAACCTATTACAAATGGGAAGTACTTGAAGAAATATCCATCAAAAATGCGAATTTTCGAGTCAGTGATAAATGGCATTACTAATCCAGTCTTGTATCTTAATGTTTCAAGAATGACTGGTTTCCGGAAGGATGCTCATCCGTCGGTTTACAGGAAGCAGAACTTAACCGAGGAAGAGAAAACTTCACCTACTAGAATCCAGGATTGCAGCCACTGGTGCCTCCCCGGTGTTCCTGATACTTGGAACGAGCTAGTATACACTCAACTCCTTATCAAACATGAAAGTTATCAGCAACAACTTCTGAAACCAAAACAACAACAGAAAAATCATAGATAAAATGAATGCAATCGatctttttaaattattaattagtccCTAGTTTTGTCATGATCGATTAGCGTACGTACATGCCCTATTCATCAGTGAAAATTTCGGTTCTTAGAGAGAAGTGTAAAATAATGTAATTCTCCGTAAAAGCTGTTAATTATAATTGTTCATAAGCTTTCCTCTAACCGGTTTCACTTGTTTAAAGTCTAATTGCTAGTGTCCTATAGTTTTTCATGAAGTTGTTATTGAACATAGTGTTTCGGTTTATTACCACTTGTAAGATGAGTTGAAATTAGTTTGTAATATCTTGATcatattatttgattttgatCTATATGCTTTTGGGTTCATGTTAATGATCTTTTAATCGATGAGGAACTGCTAGAAACGGATTCGGTTGAGATTAGGATCATTAGTTTTGGAATTAAATCCGAAATCCGAGTTTGTACATTGTTTAAACTAGAATGAGGTACATGTGGCAGACCACATGTAACTGTTTTGATTATTTCATCAACCACTATAATTTTCAATAGTAGAAatagattggcatgagaagttaccatttgccctctttgcttatcgaacatcagtcagaacctcaactggggcaacgcctttctctttaGTTTACGAAATGGAAGCAGTTTTGCCAATTGAAGTCGAGATCCCATCCCTTCAAGTGTTGTCAGAGTTAAAGTTGGACGAAGCAGAATAGATCAAGTCTCGATACGATCAATttaacttgattgaggaaaagaggctaagagctatccgtcatggtcagatgtaccaaaaacgaatgatgcggtcttatgacaaaaaggttcgccctagagaattccacgagggagacctggttttgaaaaagattcttcccatacagaaagattttcgaggaaaatggatgcctaattgagaggggccttacgtggtgaagaaagctttttCCGGAGGAGCATTAATTCTAGCCGAAATAGATGGTAAAAACCTGCCCTATCCCGTAAATTCGGATACCGTCAAGAAGTATTTTACCTAAAAAAGgaaaggccaaggtgaaaacccgcaaagggcgctttgagaccaaaaaaaaaagatggaaaggccaaggtgaaaacccgcaaaagggcactttgagaccaaaggggtttttgaGTTGAAACCCAAAATCGGGCagctaaatttttaaatgtggggcatgtggtagtcttgtcctcAAAGAAGAAGAACAGTACATCTTGAGGCATTAACAAAATACGGGGGATCTCTTGAACACACATTTAGCTCGAAAGAGTCTTCGAAAAATTAGAATAGTAAAGctcgtgctgcgatatctggggcaccttttTTTGCACCTTATCAGATTTGTTATCCTATATATTcacatcaaattttacttaataaaattccatttgTCCATTATGATAATCTCTTTTGAGCATTTTTGTTGAAATCATAATTTTTGGACTTATCATATTCACACAAAAGAAGTTACGCATACTATTCTGGAAAGtctctaaatagtacaagaacctgaaacagggcTACTAGTCAGAACTAACCAGACTCAAAAGTGGAAAACACTGGGAAAAGAGTAGTCCAAATTATgactatttcttcaaattttctatCAGAGATAACAGCTAAGCAAGAAGACGCGATAGTACATCAATGAGGGAACCTGCATGAACTATGAGCAATGATACTTTAAGCGTTTAAAAAGGAATCACTCTTATAACATTTCTACATTCATAACCATTCAtttaattaggaacatttgattcatttcataacatcctaattatttgacataaagcatcacatttagttaggagcatttgattcatttcaatcatagcatcctaattatttggcataagcatggatacatgaaactgaTTTTACAGATCATGTTCCTCAGAGGACAGTGCAGTAGAATCGGTGAATTCACaagtcttaaccccctaagcagtggGGCAACAAGCTGAAGatatctaagatgatttggcatttctGTATCaggcggggagcagatcgaagacatagctgatttggttttcacgtgtttacgttgaagcaaatccaagatgatttggcgtctctgtagcggcagaaagcagatcgaagataacagatttggcgtctctgtagcgacggagagcagatcgaagataacagatttggcatctctgtagcggcggagagcagatcgaagacgatttggcatctctgtagcggcggagagcagatcgaagataacagatttggcgtctctgtagcgggggagagcagatcaaagataacagatttggcgtctctgtagcggcggatagcagatcgaagataacagatttggtgtctccgtagcggcggagagcagatcgaagataacagatttggcgtctctgtagcggcgaagagaag includes these proteins:
- the LOC107896440 gene encoding protein trichome birefringence-like 4; the encoded protein is MADPNYPSPTLTGTLNSNKFSVVTTKNRVAFAFSFTSVFVIGFTTLLFLNPSSYSSPRLQSLLRSSFYRSQFSSHFSHFLPNSSQSNHYPLPFSPFQEHPFQISRESERFHEKNDSSLSSEGTNGTLSEIPAESGKELAEKGLNANGNSTHGSPSRPLDFKESGKELVDGSIDELLEKQRKGDFVEIINQCRIFDGKWVRDDSYPLYAPGTCPYIGESFNCFVNGRPDRGYEKYRWQPNECILPRLNGKHMLELLRGKRLVFVGDSLGRNMWESLVCILRNSIEEKSSVFEVSGKQELGKGSSHSIIFKGYNCSIEYFRSAFLVQEWEMVWRNGSKKETLRLDMIDKSADKYKDANVLIFNTGHWWTHDKTSKGNSYYQEGNTIYNRLHVKEAFRKALTTWAKWIDTNIDSTKTLVFFRGFSASHFRGGRWNSGGQCHGETKPITNGKYLKKYPSKMRIFESVINGITNPVLYLNVSRMTGFRKDAHPSVYRKQNLTEEEKTSPTRIQDCSHWCLPGVPDTWNELVYTQLLIKHESYQQQLLKPKQQQKNHR